TCTTCTGGTCTACTAGACAGAGTTAGTGCAGCACGTAAAGTATTTGTGGGAGATGCACAAGAGTTAAGAATCCTATAGCCAAGCGATATGTTTGGCAGGAGAGCAGGATCTTTGTTGATTTCTTCAATTGCAAATATCATCACTTGGGTCCATCGAAAGGCTCGCAGGTCAAATCTAAAAAGGTTTTGCAATAGGTTGTAAAATAAAAGCGATGCTACATGTACATATGAGGTTACAATTTTAAGATAATATTAGAGGAGACTGTATGAAGCATGAAAAACTCAGATCTGTTTAAACTTACCCTGCGCACTTCACTCCAGGTGGGTCCCTATCAAATGTAGAAGTGCTGCTTATATCTTTGTTCAAAACTGGGAAAATCCCCCCGATCATTATGTCTCCCTGCTTGAACAAACTTGGCATATCAAACCTGCTGAGCAGTTCACAGCCAGAAGCTGCGTTCAAGTAGAGAACAGACAAATATAAAAGCATGGATCTTTCCAGCTCATACATGTTTGCTCTGCATTTTTTAAGAGAGACAAGGATGCAGCACTTATAACAACTGTGTCGGATGCAGGAGAACGTACTCCTTTCATAAAAGGGTGATTTATTTCCCACAGGGCACAACAATCTTACATTGGTAAGGTTATTGCTACATTCAGTGCACACCCAtaaagtactgtgtgtgttatacAATATAGAATcaaagcatttttattttctgaggcccctaaaaactgtaaaatttgGCCAACTCACATATGTGACACATCACATACTTGACAAAAGCTTAAAAAGCTACTGAGCTTAAATTGTTTGGAAAGgtacatttatctttaaaataaatcaacttTGCTGCTGAGGAGAGAAATTTGAACCAAGATGCAAAAGGTGATAGAACAGCCACATTTTTGGAGGATGTTAAATAAAGCAAGGTCAAGAAAGCTTGTGGAGTACAGCACTGCAAGCAGGTAAATACTGCAGTAATAATAAATGACTTGGGATACTGAAAATGATGTTATTGTGTGAGTggttttcagttattttcaccATAAACAAATTATATGTGTAAATTATTTGGCAAGATAGAGAACATTGGTAAAATCCTACTAAATGCTGCATAGGTCTACTGTTGAAATATGGTGATCGTGGTGCAGACTGGTGCAGACTCTTGTGTTTATGTGATATGTATATGTCTGTACATGTCTCTTTTTTGTATGTGgaattgattttaaataatTCTGTACTCACTGATGACAATAATGACATAATGGCACAATGACAACAATATTTGAAATCTGTTTCATAGGTGATAAGGGGTCTGAGAGTGGGCACTGTGTGAGTTGTGAATTTTAGGCTAGTTGGTTGATTAGAGTGTGAGGTCTTTTCAGAAACAGATGATGTGACAGGTGGTCTTTATATCACAGTATCCCCCAGAGGGAGGTTTGGTTATCCCAGTATGAAAACCATCTGGGTAGGGTGCTAATGCCAGCGTAACAGTTTATAATAAGGATAATGACTTATCattgatgaaaacataaactAATGCTCTGTATGACTCTGCATGCATGACTAACAAACATTTGAAGCCATgcataaaatataatgaatttaGATGGAGCTGTGCTAAAATGACTGATACAGTATTTGATCTTTATTAATCAATGTTGGACTGATAACTAACATATGCACCTTTAATAATACATGAGCTCTAAACCAGTTgtcagtgggaaaaaaatacatctgatCGGCATACCTGAATGGTTTTTTCAAGCAATGGTATATTTAACATGGTGACATCTGCTGGGCAACACTTGGTTCTACATTTATGTAAATGATTAAAACTGACACCATGTGAAACTGTGCTTCAAAACATAAATCACACTTGTTATCtttaatactgtatttaaataatataaaaatagtaaaatattttatacaaaCTTGATGTGTACATGTCCACAAATGTGTGGTGATAAATATCTTCTGTGAGTGGCTGTGGCCTAGTTACAACTGTTAATTAAGGTcttcaaatacagtatgtgactgtGAGTATATTATGATTATATGATAGACAACGTCTGGCTTTACCCTCCCGTGTTTTCTTGCTGTTTACACAGTTATATAtgaattatattatttatatattatttctgATAATGATATTAAATATCTAGACTATCCAAAGAAAccatgttcattttatttatatttcaaatgcAGTACCTtgtaaaaagtgtgtttgtcCACTTATATAACTATATGATGAGACAAATGTATTGTATGTCACTGGCAATGCAAGATTTACAAAGTTCCAATGTAAATAAAGATTGTCATTTAGTTGTGAAAGGACcaaaaatagatgaaatgaAGTTAAATGAATTGAAGCCCAATAATATAATGATTTCTCTTAATTACTGAGCCAGACCTCTGAcaattaaatgtatatatacatttaattaatCACAGTGTGTCCCCAGATATCAGCACTGCAACATGTTGGGAAAAACATTATACTgcacatcataaaaaaatacaactttgttTAAAACAATGCTggtatgaaaaaataacaaataatttaatgatttatttaaaaattattattacaatGAGTCAGTAAACAATATGCAATCCACAAttatcattcatcatttatGAGTAAATTAtccagtaaaaataataaatatgaagtAACCCATGGTTTTTTACCTAGAGTAAATCTGTTGCCTCattaatatcatattttatatagagaagatttataaattaaatgtcagaaatgttaCATCATCTTGCTTACTATTCACATACTGTAATATATTACATAAAAGTTAGCAGGTATGGTAACATCATCCATTAAAACTAAGAAATCATAGTCATTTGTTCTGATTTTTTCCCATAACATGCTTCTTGGTATTTCTCTCTGGCTTTATCAATATTATGTAACATTTAGgtgcaaaaatgcaaattaataaaCCATATGCTGAGGACAAAATTGCAAATATCTCCACAGCTACAGTGAACTTTCCAGGAGAGCTGACATATGCTGGGATAAAGGTGATCCAGACAGCACAGAATATCAGCATGCTAAAGGTGATAAATTTGGCTTCATTAAAGTTATCAGGCAACTTTCTTGCAAGAAATGCCAGGATCAAACATATTATTGCAAGAAGCCCTATGTACCCCAGCACTGCATAGAAAGCAGCCTCAGAGCCAGTGTTGCACTCTAAAACAATCTTCTTATTGCTGTATCTGAAAACCATGTCTGGGAAAGGTGGGTTTAACTTTAGCCACAACACACATATTACTATCTGAATTAAAGTGCATGAGCAAACTATGATCCGTTGCTGTGAAGGACCAAACTTTCCTGCAACTTTGCTGCCAGGAACCGTGGCTTTGAAAGCTGTAACCACAACAATAGTCTTTCCCAAGACACAGGAAATACAGAGTGCAAATGTCACTCCAAAAGCTGTGTGGCGCAGCATGCAAGTCCAGACCGTGGGTCTGCCGATGAAAGTGAGGggacagagaaaacacaaaaaaagagaaaacaacaaaaaacagctcaGCTCAGAGTTGCTGGCCTTTATCACAGGGGTGTCTCTGGAGTGGATAAAGATGGTCATTGTGGCCAGTGACAGAGTGGCTCCTAGCAGGGACACAACTGTGAGAGCTATTCCCATCGGTTCATAATATGTCAGGAACTCAATAGTTTTAGGAATGCACTTGTTTTTCCTGTCATTGGACCAGTATTCCTGTGGACAGGGTGTGCAATCTGCTGCGCCTGTTGAACATGAACTGAATGTATGAGTTCTGCATCTGGATCTCACATTTGCAGGAAAAGCTACCAAATGCAATTGAAAAGCATTATATTTAATAATGAATCTAGTTAAACTGACACTGATATTTTTAATATGGAGATGGTAAACATTAAATACATGCAATGACACTGGATTGCACATGTTTGGTTTAGTATAGCACACATGCTGTGGATACATGTCTCTACCTGTTGAATTGGCTATAGTTCTGTCAGCACATGGGATGCAGTCAAAACAGCAGGTGGGTTTTCCCTTAATTTGAGCTTTCCTGGTTCCTATTGGACAAACATTAGAGCACACTGATGTCGGAAcctgagaaataaagaaaaacaaacaatactaaTTATAGTGCAGCCCAAAACATGTCATACTGATCTAATGTTTCAACAAGACACATAGTTGATAAACAACAAGCTTGGTGCATGAAAAAATTCTCCTTGATTACCAGTTTTCCAGTTCTCCACACTATCTCTTCCTCCTGGATGCTGAGCTCATAATCACCGTTAGCAGCAGAGGCAAAATGACCCAAAGTCACATGTTGCACCTGCCCATCTCTCAGCTGCCAGTTAATAACATCATAAGAAGCAGGAGGGTCGCCGTTCTCATCAAAGAATACATTATCCCCAAACTGATTCCTAAAATTCACCCTTTGTAGGTGATCAGTGACCTGAGAACAGAAAAGTGAAAAGCAAAACAGATTATCTGTtagacatttttatgtttttgttcacattaacaagataatttctatacaggtaaataaaatgtttatttgtacttaTGTGTTGCTAACGATTACTTGCACTATTTCTCACCTTTTTGGGCTGAATTTCTGATATGTTCAAACATGGGCTCACTGTTTTTTCTCCAACTGGTTGGCAAAATACAAGCTGGTGAAGAGCATGTGCAATTGCATAAACTGCTTTATACACATTATAAGAAACTCTGAGCTGTGTGACATTGAAGAACACATCCTGGGAATTCATTAATGTCTCATTGCCTgtgcatatttcatttgttgCCTCAGAACCTATGTGTTCCCCAGGTAAAGCAGGTCTACAGCCCACTATATTCTCCCAGAAATCCCTCACAAATGCTGCATGTGGATCAGTATAAGGGCTTATGCCTGTAAGGAATGGTTTTAGGTTTGGAATAGCCATTTTCTTCACCACGAATCCAAGGGCTCCTCCAAAAGCTTGGTAGATTTCTGAGGTGGAGGGTCGAGAAGCTGTTATCCAGGCCTCACTGCCAATCCACTGAATTCCTGTAATGTTCTGTTTCACAACCTCTTTCATCAAAGGATAAAAGTCACCCTCAGGAACAAAAGCAAGAATGACTTTGACAGTTGACTGCTTAATCAGTTCCACAACATCCAGTATTTTATCCATAGAGTATGTCCGTAGAATTGTCCcaacaaatgcaacacaaaccCCAAGCTTTTTAACCTCTTCGGTAAAAGCCAGGATCCCATTCCGCCCATAGTCATTGTCTGAATGTATGGCTCCAATCCACTGCCAGCCAAAATGTTTGACCAGTGCAGCCAGAGCTTTTGCCTGGAAATAGTCGCTGGGGATTGTTCGAAAAAAAGTAGGATATTTAGCTCTGTTACTCAGACAGGCACATGTTGCGAAGTAACTTacctgtaaaaaaataaaaataaaaaacaccaaTAGAGGTCTTACAAAATGTCATAACAAGCACTTGAAAATCATCAATTATTACAGAAcaatattgaaataaaacatctaaattaTTTCTTACTATTGGCACTTGAAATGGTCCAAGCATTCCAGCCAAAGCTAAAGATTGAGATGATCCGGCCTCAGCTATGAGGGCAGATATTACTGGAGGACAAGGAGAAGTTGAGTCTGTCTCTTCTGGTCTACTAGACAGAGTTAGTGCAGCACGTAAAGTATTTGTGGGAGATGCACAAGAGTTAAGAATCCTATAGCCAAGCGATATGTTTGGCAGGAGAGCAGGATCTTTGTTGATTTCTTCAATTGCAAATATCATCACTTGGGTCCATCGAAAGGCTCGCAGGTCAAATCTAAAAAGGTATTGCAATAGGTTGTAAAATAAAAGCGATGCTACATGTACATATGAGATTACAATTTTAAGATAATATTAGAGGAGACTGTATGAAGTATAAAAAACTCAGATCTGTTTAAACTTACCCTGTGCACTTCATTCCAGGTGGGTCCCTATCAAATGTAGAAGTGCTGCTTATATCTTTGTTCAAAACTGGGAAAATCCCCCCGATCATTATGTCTCCCTGCTTGAACAAACTTGGCATATCAAACCTGCCGAGCAGTTCACAGCCAGAAGCTGCGTTCAAGTAGAGAACAGACAAATATAAGAGCATGGATCTTTCCAGCTC
This is a stretch of genomic DNA from Thunnus albacares chromosome 6, fThuAlb1.1, whole genome shotgun sequence. It encodes these proteins:
- the LOC122983939 gene encoding extracellular calcium-sensing receptor-like gives rise to the protein MIGGIFPVLNKDISSTSTFDRDPPGMKCTGFDLRAFRWTQVMIFAIEEINKDPALLPNISLGYRILNSCASPTNTLRAALTLSSRPEETDSTSPCPPVISALIAEAGSSQSLALAGMLGPFQVPIVSYFATCACLSNRAKYPTFFRTIPSDYFQAKALAALVKHFGWQWIGAIHSDNDYGRNGILAFTEEVKKLGVCVAFVGTILRTYSMDKILDVVELIKQSTVKVILAFVPEGDFYPLMKEVVKQNITGIQWIGSEAWITASRPSTSEIYQAFGGALGFVVKKMAIPNLKPFLTGISPYTDPHAAFVRDFWENIVGCRPALPGEHIGSEATNEICTGNETLMNSQDVFFNVTQLRVSYNVYKAVYAIAHALHQLVFCQPVGEKTVSPCLNISEIQPKKVTDHLQRVNFRNQFGDNVFFDENGDPPASYDVINWQLRDGQVQHVTLGHFASAANGDYELSIQEEEIVWRTGKLVPTSVCSNVCPIGTRKAQIKGKPTCCFDCIPCADRTIANSTGAADCTPCPQEYWSNDRKNKCIPKTIEFLTYYEPMGIALTVVSLLGATLSLATMTIFIHSRDTPVIKASNSELSCFLLFSLFLCFLCPLTFIGRPTVWTCMLRHTAFGVTFALCISCVLGKTIVVVTAFKATVPGSKVAGKFGPSQQRIIVCSCTLIQIVICVLWLKLNPPFPDMVFRYSNKKIVLECNTGSEAAFYAVLGYIGLLAIICLILAFLARKLPDNFNEAKFITFSMLIFCAVWITFIPAYVSSPGKFTVAVEIFAILSSAYGLLICIFAPKCYIILIKPERNTKKHVMGKNQNK